The DNA window CGGGCGGGCCGGGGGTTCCGCCCCAGGCGGGTGGGCCCGGGAGGCCCGGGCAGGGTGGCGGCCACGGGGCGTACAGTGCTCCTCGCTCCCAGCCCGCCGGAGGCCAGGGCGGTGGTGATGGGGCGCCGGCCAAGCAGCGGCGGACCATGACGCTCGCCCTGTCGGGGGCCGCCGCGGCGGCGCTGCTGGTGGTCGCCGGCGCCGTCGTGGTGCAGGCGAACAGCAAGCAGGTGCCGGTGGTGGCCGTGGGCGACGCCTCGCGGAGCACCGAGGACGGCGGCTCGGGCGCGGGCAAGCCCGGCGAGCCCCCGTCCACTCAGCCGACCGCCGACCCGGTGCTGCCCACGGACAGCCCCGTCCCGGTCGGCACCCTGGACATCGAGGAGCCGGAGAAGACCGGCAAGAAGAAGAACTCCGAGCAGCCGGTCGCCCAGATCCCGACCGCCCCGGTGACGACGCAGCCGCGCCCGCAGACGACCACCGAGCGCCCGCAGGCCACCTCGACGCCCAAGCCGACCAGGACGAAGAAGAAGTCGACCACCTCGGTGGACCCCGAGGTGGAGCCGAGCGAGCCGGCCGCCACCAATACGGCCGGTCCCAGCGTCCCCTCTGTGGCGCCGACCAAGAAGCCTGCCACCACCAAGCCGACGGTCGCTCCGAAGCCGAACCCGTACAAGCCGGCCGCGGTGTGCGGATCGGGCTACAAGATCGTCGACTCTCACGTGGTCGGCGAGAGCGACCGGGTCTACCTGCTGTACAACGCGACCGCGGGCAAGAACTGCGTCGTCATGATGTCGGCCCTGCTGTTCACCGGCAAGGTGAAGATGAACGCCATCCTCCAGGTCAAGGGCGGATCGAGCGCGAGCAACCCGGGCATGTTCAGCGCCTACGCGGGCCCGGTGCGCCTGCCCGCGAAGGGCAAGTGCGTGATCTGGGGCGGCTCCATCGGGACGGCGAGCTGGAAGTCCGGCTGGAGCCACTGCAAGTAGCCACTGCAAGGAGGCCGCGCCGGTCAGGCCGAGGCGTCCGGCTCTTCCGCATCGGGGGGCCGGACGCTACCGTACTTGGCGTGATCGTCGCGTCTCCGGCGGGGAAGCCGTGATCAGAAGCAGGCTCGATCCCGGGAGCGAGGAATACCTGGCGCGCCGCGAGGCCATGCTGGCCAAGCTGGGCGAACTGGACGCCGAGCACGCCAGGGCGGTGGCCGGCGGCGGCGGCAAGTACGTCGAGCGGCACCGGCGGCGCGGCAAGCTGCTCGCCCGCGAGCGGGTGGAGCTGCTCGTGGACGCCGACTCGCCGTTCCTGGAGCTGTCGCCGCTGGCGGCGTGGGGCAGCGACTACCCGGTCGGGGCGAGCGTGGTGACCGGCATCGGGGTGATCGAGGGCGTCGAGTGCGTGATCACCGCGAACGACCCGACGGTGCGCGGCGGCGCGACCAACCCGTGGACGCTGCGCAAGACGCTGCGCGCGGCCGACATCGCGCTGCGCAACCGGCTCCCGTACGTCAACCTGGTCGAGAGCGGCGGCGCGGACCTGCCCACGCAGAAGGAGATCTTCATCCCGGGCGGCCGGGTCTTCCGCGACCTGACGCGGCTGTCGGCGGCCGGCGTGCCGACGGTGGCGCTGGTGTTCGGCAACTCGACGGCGGGCGGCGCGTACGTCCCCGGCATGAGCGACCACGTGGTGATGGTCCGCGACCGGGCCAAGGTGTTCCTGGGCGGCCCGCCGCTGGTGCGGATGGCGACCGGTGAGGAGTCCGACGACGAGTCGCTGGGCGGCGCGGAGATGCACGCCCGGGTGAGCGGCCTGGCCGACTACCTGGCCGAGGACGAGTACGACGCGCTCCGCATCGGCCGCCGCGTGGTGCGCTCGCTCAACTGGCGCAAGCGGGGTGTCACGCCGCTGCCCGCCGAGGAGCCCCGTTATCCGGCGGAGGAGCTGCTGGGCGTCGTCCCCGAGGACCTGAGGGTGCCGTTCGACCCGCGCGAGGTGATCGCCAGGGTGGTGGACGCGAGCGCGTTCGAGGAGTTCAAGCCGCTGTACGGGACGTCGCTGGTGACCGGGTGGGCGCGTGTGCACGGCTATCCCGTGGGGGTGCTGGCGAACGCGCGGGGCGTGCTGTTCAGCGAGGAGTCGCAGAAGGCGACGCAGTTCATCCAGCTCGCCAACCAGTCGAGGACCCCGCTCGTGTTCCTGCAGAACACGACCGGCTACATGGTCGGCAGGGACTACGAGCAGCGCGGGATCATCAAGCACGGCGCGATGATGATCAACGCGGTGTCCAACTCGACGGTCCCGCACCTGACGATCGTCATGGGGGCGTCGTACGGCGCCGGCAACTACGGCATGTGCGGGCGGGCCTTCGAGCCCCGGTTCCTGTTCGCCTGGCCGAGCGCCAAGTCGGCGGTGATGGGGCCCGCGCAGCTCGCCGGGGTGCTGTCCATCGTGGGGCGGGCGGCGGCCGAGGCCAGGGGGCAGGCGTACGACGAGGAGGCGGACGCGGCGATGCGCGCCATGGTGGAGGCGCAGATCGAGGCCGAGTCGCTGCCGTTCTTCCTGTCGGGCCGGCTCTACGACGACGGGGTGATCGATCCGCGCGACACCCGTACGGTGCTGGGGATGTGCCTGTCGGCGGTCAACAGCGCGCCGGTGCCGGAGCCGGCCGGGTTCGGGGTGTTCCGGCCGTGATCAGCCGCCTGCTCGTCGCGAACCGGGGTGAGATCGCCCGGCGCGTCTTCCGTACCTGCCGGGCGCTCGGGATCGAGACGGTCGCGGTCTTCGCCGACCCCGACGCCGGCGCGCCGCACGTGGCGGAGGCCGATCTCGCGGTACGCCTGCCGGGCGCCCGCCCTTCCGAGACCTATCTGGACATTGGCCGCGTCGTGGCCGCCTGCCGCGCCTCCGGGGCGGACGCCGTGCATCCGGGTTACGGGTTCCTGTCGGAGAACGCGGAGTTCGCGCGGGCGGTCCTGGCGGCCGGGCTGGTGTGGGTGGGCCCGCCACCGGGGGCGATCGCCGCGATGGGCTCGAAGATCGAGGCCAAGCGGCTCATGGCGGCGGCCGGGGTGCCCGTGCTGCCCTCGCTCGACCTGGCGGCGCCCGGCGAGTTCCCGCTGCTGGTCAAGGCGTCGGCCGGAGGCGGCGGGCGGGGCATGCGGATCGTCCGCGGGCCGGAGGAGCTAGCGCGTGAGGTCGCCTCGGCGCGGCGGGAGGCGGAGGCGGCGTTCGGCGATCCCGCCGTGTTCGCCGAGCCGCTGTGGGAGCGGGCCAGGCACGTCGAGGTGCAGGTGCTGGCCGACGCGCACGGCACCGTGTGGACGCTGGGCGAGCGCGAGTGCAGCGTGCAGCGGCGGCACCAGAAGGTCGTCGAGGAGTGCCCCTCCCCCGGGATCGCGGCGGAGGCGCGCGAGCGGCTGTGCGAGGCGGCCCGGCGGGCGGCGGCCGCGATCGGCTACGTCGGGGCCGGGACCGTCGAGTTCCTGGTGCGGGGCGACCGGGTGGCGTTCCTGGAGATGAACACCCGGCTCCAGGTCGAGCATCCGGTCACCGAGCTGGTGCACGGGGTGGATCTCGTACGGCTGCAACTGGAGGTGGCCGAGGGCGGCGCGCTGCCGCCTGAGCCGCCGGGGCCGTCCGGGCACGCCGTCGAGGTGCGGCTCTACGCGGAGGACGAGCGTTACCTGCCGCAGTCGGGGGTGCTGCGGCGCTTCGAGGTCGGCGGGCCCGGCACCGGCGTCCGGGTGGACTCGGGGGTGGAGTCCGGGTCGGTGGTGCCGCCTTACTACGACGCGATGCTGGCGAAGGTGATCGCGCACGGGGCGTCGCGGGCGGAGGCGGTCAGGAAGCTCGTGACGGCGCTGCGGCGGGCGCGGCTGCACGGCCTCGCCACGAACCGCGACCTGCTGCTGCGGATCCTGACCCATCCGGATTTCGTGGCCGGGGACACCCACACCGGTTTCCTCGACCCCGGCGGCCCCTTCGCGACGGCCCCGCCCGCGCCGGCCGGGGAGAGTGGGCCGGCCGGGGAGAGTGGGCTGGCCGGGCTGGCCGCCGCGCTCGCGCTGGCCGCGGACAACCGCCGCCGCGCCCCCGTGCTCGGCGGCCTGCCGGGCGGGTGGCGCAACGTCCGCTCCCAGCCGCGCCGCACCGCCTTCACCACAGGGGACGGCCGCACGGCCGACGTCGTCTACGACCCGCTGCCCGCCGGAGTCACCGCCGTCAGCGCCGCGCCCGACCGGGTGGTCCTGGAGCGGGACGGCGTCCGCCACGCCTTCGCCGTCGCCCGCTACGACGCCGGCGGCCCGGTGTACGTGGACCACACGGGCGGCCACCCGGGCGGCCGCGCCGAGCTGACCCCGCTCCCCCGCCTGCCCGAGCCCGTCGAGCACGTCGTCCCCGGCTCCCTGCTGGCCCCGATGCCGGGCAGCGTGCTGCGCGTCGAGGTGGCGCCCGGCGACCGCGTCGTCAAGGGCCAGGCGGTGCTGGTGCTGGAGGCGATGAAGATGGAGCATCGGATCACCGCTCCGGCCGACGGCGTGGTGTCCGGCCTGCACGTCGAGCAGGGCCGGCAGGTCGAGGCGGGAGCCGTGCTCGCCGTCATTCACGAGGGGGACCTATGACGAGCCTGGTGCACGCAAGCCTGGCGAACGGTGTCGCGACCGTCACGCTCGACTCGCCGCCCAACCGCAACGCGCTGTCGGCCCGCCTGCTGGCCGACCTGAAGGAACGGCTGACCTGGGCGCTGGCCGAGCCCGAGTGCCGGGTGATCGTGCTGACGGCCACCGGCACGGTGTTCTGCTCGGGTGCCGACCTGAAGGAGCAGCGCGCCGCCGAGGGCCGGCCGGGCGCGCCGGTGACGGCGTCCCTGCCGGAGGTCTTCACGCTGCTGTGGGAGAGCCCGAAGCCGGTCGTGTGCCGGCTCAACGGCACCGCGCGGGCGGGCGGGCTCGGGCTGGTGGCCTCGTGCGACTTCGCGGTGGCGCCGCTGACGGCCTCGTTCGCGTTCACCGAGGTGCGGCTGGGCGTGGTGCCGGCGATGATCTCCGTGCCGGTGCTGCGGCGGCTCGACCCGCGGGCCGCGGCCGAGTACTTCCTGACCGGCGAGGTCTTCGACGCCGCGCGGGCGGCCGAGATCGGGCTGGTGTCGCGGGCGGTCCCGGAGGAGGAGCTGGACGCGGCGGTCGCGCACTACACCGAGCTGCTGGTCAAGGGCGGCCCGGAGGCGCTGGCGATCACCAAGCGGCTGGTGCGGGAGGTGCCGGGGCTGCCGTTCGAGGAGGGGCTGCGGCGGATGACGGAGCTGTCGGCGGAGCGGTTCACCTCGGAGGAGGGGCAGGAGGGCATCGCGGCGTTCTGGGAGAAGCGCCCTCCGAAGTGGGTCTCGGGATGACGCTGCGGATCGCCAACTGCAGCGGGTTCTACGGCGACCGGCTCTCGGCCGCCCGCGAGATGGTCGAGGGCGGCCCGATCGACGTGCTGACCGGCGACTGGCTGGCCGAGCTGACGATGTTCATCCTGGCCGGCAACCGGCTGAAGGGCCGGCCAGGATACGCGCCGACGTTCCTGCGGCAGCTTGAGGACGTCCTCGGCACGTGCCTCGACAGGGGCATCAGGATCGTCTCGAACGCGGGCGGTCTGGACCCGGCCGGCTGCGCCGAGGCCGTGCGCGAGCTGGCCGCCCGCCTGGGGGTGTCCGCGACCGTCGCGCACGTGACGGGCGACGACCTCATGGGCCGCGACCTCGACCTGGTCAACGCCGACACCGGCGAGCGCCTGCGCGCCACGCCCCTGACCGCGAACGCCTACCTCGGCGGCCGGCCCATCGCCCAGGCTCTCGCGGCGGGGGCGGACGTGGTGGTGACCGGCCGGGTGACGGACGCCGCGCTGGTGACGGGTCCCGGCATCTGGCGCCACGGCTGGGGTCCCGGCGACCTGGACGCGCTCGCCGGGTCCGTGGTGGCGGGGCACGTGATCGAGTGCGGCTGCCAGGCGACGGGCGGCAACTACGCCTTCTTCCAGGACGTGCCGGACCTGGCGCACTGCGGCTTCCCTCTCGCCGAGCTGCGCGCCGACGGCTCCGCCGTGATCACCAAGCATCCGGGGACGGGCGGCCTGGTGTCGGTGGGGACGGTGACGGCGCAGCTCGTGTACGAGCTGGGCGGCCCCCGCTACCTCGGCCCGGACGTGGTCGCCAGGTTCGACACGATCACGCTCACCGACGACGGGCCGGACCGGGTGCTGATCTCGGGGGTGCGCGGCGAGCCGCCGCCGGACACGCTCAAGGTCGCGGTCAACTTCCTCGGCGGCTACCGCAACACGATGACGCTGGTGCTGACCGGGCTGGACGTCGAGGCCAAGGCGCGGGCGGCCGAGGAGGCGATCTGGGCGCGGATCCCGAAGGAGTCCTTCGACGCGGTGGACGTGACGCTCACCGGCTCGGGCCTGCTCCGGATCACGGTCATGGACGCCGACCGCCGCACGGCGGGCCGCGCCTTCTCCTCGGCGGTGGTGGAGACGGGGCTGGCCGGCTATCCGGGCTTCTACGCCCTCTCGCCGCCGGGCGACGCCTCCCCGTACGGGGTCTACTGGCCGGTGCTCGTCCCGGCCGCCGAGGTGCACCCGCGGGTCTTCGTCAACGGCGAGGAGCTGCCGTCCGATCCGGCGCCCGCGGCCTCGGCGGCGGTGGCGGCGGCGGAGCCGGTTCCCGCGCCGGCGGCCGGGAGGCGGGCCGCCGTCCCCTCGGGGCCGTGCGTGCGGCTCCCGCTCGGCCGGATCGCGGGGGCGCGCTCCGGCGACAAAGGGGGCAACGCCAACCTCGGCGTCTGGGTGGACACCGACGAGCGGTACGCCTGGCTGGAGTCGTACCTCACGGCCGGGCGGCTGGCCGCGCTCCTGCCCGA is part of the Nonomuraea coxensis DSM 45129 genome and encodes:
- a CDS encoding acyl-CoA carboxylase subunit beta — encoded protein: MLAKLGELDAEHARAVAGGGGKYVERHRRRGKLLARERVELLVDADSPFLELSPLAAWGSDYPVGASVVTGIGVIEGVECVITANDPTVRGGATNPWTLRKTLRAADIALRNRLPYVNLVESGGADLPTQKEIFIPGGRVFRDLTRLSAAGVPTVALVFGNSTAGGAYVPGMSDHVVMVRDRAKVFLGGPPLVRMATGEESDDESLGGAEMHARVSGLADYLAEDEYDALRIGRRVVRSLNWRKRGVTPLPAEEPRYPAEELLGVVPEDLRVPFDPREVIARVVDASAFEEFKPLYGTSLVTGWARVHGYPVGVLANARGVLFSEESQKATQFIQLANQSRTPLVFLQNTTGYMVGRDYEQRGIIKHGAMMINAVSNSTVPHLTIVMGASYGAGNYGMCGRAFEPRFLFAWPSAKSAVMGPAQLAGVLSIVGRAAAEARGQAYDEEADAAMRAMVEAQIEAESLPFFLSGRLYDDGVIDPRDTRTVLGMCLSAVNSAPVPEPAGFGVFRP
- a CDS encoding biotin carboxylase N-terminal domain-containing protein: MISRLLVANRGEIARRVFRTCRALGIETVAVFADPDAGAPHVAEADLAVRLPGARPSETYLDIGRVVAACRASGADAVHPGYGFLSENAEFARAVLAAGLVWVGPPPGAIAAMGSKIEAKRLMAAAGVPVLPSLDLAAPGEFPLLVKASAGGGGRGMRIVRGPEELAREVASARREAEAAFGDPAVFAEPLWERARHVEVQVLADAHGTVWTLGERECSVQRRHQKVVEECPSPGIAAEARERLCEAARRAAAAIGYVGAGTVEFLVRGDRVAFLEMNTRLQVEHPVTELVHGVDLVRLQLEVAEGGALPPEPPGPSGHAVEVRLYAEDERYLPQSGVLRRFEVGGPGTGVRVDSGVESGSVVPPYYDAMLAKVIAHGASRAEAVRKLVTALRRARLHGLATNRDLLLRILTHPDFVAGDTHTGFLDPGGPFATAPPAPAGESGPAGESGLAGLAAALALAADNRRRAPVLGGLPGGWRNVRSQPRRTAFTTGDGRTADVVYDPLPAGVTAVSAAPDRVVLERDGVRHAFAVARYDAGGPVYVDHTGGHPGGRAELTPLPRLPEPVEHVVPGSLLAPMPGSVLRVEVAPGDRVVKGQAVLVLEAMKMEHRITAPADGVVSGLHVEQGRQVEAGAVLAVIHEGDL
- a CDS encoding enoyl-CoA hydratase-related protein, which translates into the protein MTSLVHASLANGVATVTLDSPPNRNALSARLLADLKERLTWALAEPECRVIVLTATGTVFCSGADLKEQRAAEGRPGAPVTASLPEVFTLLWESPKPVVCRLNGTARAGGLGLVASCDFAVAPLTASFAFTEVRLGVVPAMISVPVLRRLDPRAAAEYFLTGEVFDAARAAEIGLVSRAVPEEELDAAVAHYTELLVKGGPEALAITKRLVREVPGLPFEEGLRRMTELSAERFTSEEGQEGIAAFWEKRPPKWVSG
- a CDS encoding acyclic terpene utilization AtuA family protein — translated: MTLRIANCSGFYGDRLSAAREMVEGGPIDVLTGDWLAELTMFILAGNRLKGRPGYAPTFLRQLEDVLGTCLDRGIRIVSNAGGLDPAGCAEAVRELAARLGVSATVAHVTGDDLMGRDLDLVNADTGERLRATPLTANAYLGGRPIAQALAAGADVVVTGRVTDAALVTGPGIWRHGWGPGDLDALAGSVVAGHVIECGCQATGGNYAFFQDVPDLAHCGFPLAELRADGSAVITKHPGTGGLVSVGTVTAQLVYELGGPRYLGPDVVARFDTITLTDDGPDRVLISGVRGEPPPDTLKVAVNFLGGYRNTMTLVLTGLDVEAKARAAEEAIWARIPKESFDAVDVTLTGSGLLRITVMDADRRTAGRAFSSAVVETGLAGYPGFYALSPPGDASPYGVYWPVLVPAAEVHPRVFVNGEELPSDPAPAASAAVAAAEPVPAPAAGRRAAVPSGPCVRLPLGRIAGARSGDKGGNANLGVWVDTDERYAWLESYLTAGRLAALLPELAAHRVERHELPDLRALNFVVHGLLGRGVAASPRMDPQAKALGEELRAQLVDVPAALARPAG